One region of Chryseobacterium muglaense genomic DNA includes:
- a CDS encoding FixH family protein: MKNFTWGHGIFLALASFIIFILSMIFLFPNGQKNSEMVTDKYYEEELLYQSVIDAKKRADELEEKPAYSQAAEGIKLTFPKDVDNSNSVVSFVLNRSDDQNLDVKKTVKLDGTNSFVIPSSVLKHGNYTLRLHWIKDKIDYRLDYDVIWK, encoded by the coding sequence ATGAAAAATTTCACTTGGGGACACGGTATTTTTTTAGCGTTAGCCTCATTTATTATATTTATTTTATCAATGATTTTTCTTTTTCCAAACGGACAGAAAAACTCTGAAATGGTGACCGACAAATATTATGAAGAAGAACTTCTTTACCAATCGGTAATTGATGCCAAGAAACGGGCAGATGAACTTGAAGAAAAACCGGCTTATTCTCAAGCAGCTGAAGGAATTAAATTAACCTTTCCTAAAGATGTCGACAACTCAAATTCCGTAGTAAGTTTTGTATTAAACAGATCTGATGACCAGAATTTAGATGTTAAAAAAACAGTAAAATTGGATGGAACGAATTCATTTGTTATTCCTTCTTCAGTTTTGAAACATGGAAATTACACCTTAAGACTTCATTGGATTAAAGATAAAATCGACTACAGACTCGATTATGATGTGATATGGAAATAG
- a CDS encoding cbb3-type cytochrome oxidase subunit 3, giving the protein MIPQNFKDILSNTENAGLYQTLALIFFMLFFVALIIYVFSRPKKYYKEEEHAPLGDDEDDFNLKN; this is encoded by the coding sequence ATGATTCCTCAAAACTTTAAAGATATATTATCCAATACTGAAAATGCAGGTTTGTATCAAACATTGGCTCTGATTTTCTTTATGTTGTTTTTCGTAGCTTTGATAATCTATGTTTTTAGCAGGCCTAAAAAATATTACAAAGAAGAAGAGCACGCTCCACTTGGGGATGACGAAGATGATTTTAATTTAAAAAATTAA
- the ccoN gene encoding cytochrome-c oxidase, cbb3-type subunit I gives METQKFSYDNSIVRAFLYATIVFGIIGFVFGLTAALMLFYPELPEFLFGTDDTTINSLASGNIQGLINTNGALGFGRIRMLHTNTVIFAFVCNIVYVGVYYSTQRLLKTRMYSDTLSWIHFWTWQFMIVATFITFFMGINTSKEYAEHEWPIDILIAVSWIIFGANMILTIAKRRVRHLYVAIWFYLGTWVAVAMLHIFNNLEVPLSFSGWKSYSAYAGAKDAIVQWWYGHNAVAFVLTTPVLGLMYYFLPKAADRPVFSYKLSIIHFWSLIFVYIWAGPHHLQYTALPAWAQAVGTGFSIMLIAPSWGGMLNGLLTLRGAWDKVRENPILKFFVVAVTCYGMATFEGPLLATKNINKIGHFTDWVIGHVHLGALGWNGFMAFGVIYYLVPIMWRTKMWSVKLANWHFWLGTLGIIFYAVPMYIAGFTQGLMWKQFNPDGTLLWKNWLDTVTAIIPYFKMRFLGGLFYLSGGLLMVVNVYMTIKKGSFQKEVPAEAPALANISNRRKEGEGLHLWLERMPILMTVLALLTISIGSMVEIIPTLSLKKSVPTISAVKPYSPLELEGRDLYIREGCNACHSQMVRPFRDEIVRFNGKNGQYSKAGEFVYDRPFLWGSKRTGPDLHREGGKNPSSWHYKHMYNPRQTSAGSIMPRYPWLISNNLDRSQMVDKIKFMKNTYDVPYTKAQIDTADKWADNQAAKIVKDIFVEAADVKKVYENKPKGELEKKEIIALIAYLQRLGTDIKTTEIKTASN, from the coding sequence ATGGAGACACAAAAGTTTAGTTATGACAACAGTATTGTTCGGGCATTCCTATACGCGACCATAGTTTTTGGAATTATAGGTTTCGTGTTTGGGCTTACGGCAGCATTGATGCTTTTCTATCCTGAGCTTCCTGAGTTTTTGTTTGGAACTGACGATACAACAATCAACAGTCTGGCATCAGGAAACATACAAGGGTTAATTAATACCAACGGTGCGTTAGGGTTTGGTAGAATTAGAATGCTACACACCAACACGGTAATCTTTGCATTCGTATGTAATATCGTTTATGTAGGGGTTTACTACTCTACACAAAGATTATTAAAAACAAGAATGTACAGCGATACTTTATCGTGGATTCATTTCTGGACATGGCAATTTATGATTGTTGCTACGTTTATCACCTTCTTTATGGGGATCAATACCTCAAAAGAATATGCTGAGCACGAGTGGCCAATCGATATATTAATTGCAGTTTCGTGGATCATTTTCGGAGCGAATATGATTTTAACGATTGCAAAAAGAAGAGTAAGACACCTTTACGTAGCCATTTGGTTCTATCTTGGAACTTGGGTTGCTGTAGCGATGCTTCACATATTCAACAACTTAGAGGTACCTTTATCTTTCTCTGGTTGGAAATCTTATTCTGCTTATGCAGGAGCAAAAGATGCCATCGTACAATGGTGGTATGGTCACAATGCGGTAGCATTCGTATTGACGACACCTGTTTTAGGTTTAATGTATTATTTCTTACCTAAAGCGGCTGACCGACCTGTATTCTCATACAAGTTATCAATCATTCACTTTTGGTCATTGATTTTCGTATATATCTGGGCTGGTCCTCACCACCTTCAGTATACAGCATTACCGGCATGGGCACAAGCGGTGGGAACAGGTTTCTCTATTATGCTTATTGCACCATCTTGGGGAGGAATGCTTAATGGTCTTCTTACCTTAAGAGGAGCTTGGGATAAAGTAAGAGAAAATCCTATTTTGAAATTCTTCGTCGTTGCAGTTACTTGTTATGGTATGGCAACGTTTGAAGGACCTCTTTTAGCAACAAAAAACATCAATAAAATTGGTCACTTTACAGACTGGGTTATCGGCCACGTACATTTAGGAGCATTAGGATGGAATGGTTTCATGGCATTCGGTGTTATCTATTATTTGGTACCGATTATGTGGAGAACCAAAATGTGGTCTGTGAAATTAGCAAACTGGCATTTCTGGTTGGGTACTTTAGGAATTATTTTCTATGCCGTACCAATGTATATCGCTGGATTTACTCAAGGTTTGATGTGGAAACAATTCAACCCAGACGGAACTTTATTGTGGAAAAACTGGTTAGATACCGTTACTGCAATTATTCCTTACTTTAAAATGAGATTCTTAGGTGGATTATTCTATCTTTCAGGAGGTCTTTTAATGGTGGTGAATGTTTACATGACAATCAAAAAAGGATCTTTCCAAAAAGAAGTTCCAGCAGAAGCACCAGCTTTGGCTAACATCAGTAACAGACGTAAAGAAGGAGAAGGTCTTCACCTTTGGTTAGAAAGAATGCCAATTTTGATGACTGTTTTAGCATTACTTACTATTTCTATAGGAAGTATGGTAGAGATTATTCCTACTTTATCATTAAAGAAAAGTGTACCTACAATTTCTGCGGTGAAACCTTATTCACCATTAGAATTAGAAGGTAGAGATTTATATATCCGTGAAGGTTGTAACGCTTGTCACTCACAGATGGTAAGACCATTCAGAGACGAGATTGTAAGATTTAACGGTAAAAACGGACAGTACTCTAAAGCTGGAGAATTTGTTTACGACAGACCTTTCCTTTGGGGATCTAAGAGAACAGGACCAGATTTACATAGAGAAGGTGGTAAAAACCCAAGTTCTTGGCACTATAAGCATATGTATAACCCAAGACAAACGTCTGCAGGTTCTATTATGCCACGTTACCCTTGGTTGATTTCAAATAATCTTGACCGTTCTCAAATGGTAGACAAAATCAAGTTTATGAAAAACACTTACGATGTACCTTATACAAAAGCTCAGATTGACACTGCAGATAAATGGGCAGACAATCAGGCAGCAAAAATTGTAAAAGACATCTTTGTAGAAGCGGCTGACGTGAAAAAAGTGTATGAAAACAAACCTAAAGGAGAATTAGAGAAAAAAGAGATTATCGCTCTTATTGCTTATCTTCAGAGATTGGGTACCGATATTAAAACGACAGAAATAAAAACAGCTAGTAACTAA
- a CDS encoding MATE family efflux transporter: MAKGAIFKTFVSRFLILILNFGLVIYSTNTWGSEGKGVISIVIADLTIVSFMANIFVGSSMSYFASKYKTEEIIPFAYIWSIIIGVLLPFALSFHHGVEYSNYLIFLSVFSSLLAANVNLFIGQKNIKMFNMYTVLQQLVHIVFILGIVYIFKITSVDSYFIAQIFCFALLFVISTFQVLKKCNVKKISFSKQIGYRLFDYGWKTQLSSFLQFLNNRLSFYFLEYFKGIVSVGIFSIGIAFSEAIWTVSRSLSVVLYADIVNRQNTNAAIEKTKVSLRVSFLITLFFIVLMLLIPGKVYSMIFGKDFSNTKEIILFLSPGILAIAVSNIIGYYFAGINKLRILNTKSLIGLVFTIISSLFVIPRWGILGACIITSISYCLSSSLLFWKFYQDTEFHFRDFILSKSEINLLLNKAFRKK, encoded by the coding sequence ATGGCAAAAGGCGCGATTTTTAAAACCTTTGTTTCACGGTTTTTAATATTGATTTTAAATTTTGGATTAGTTATCTATTCTACGAATACTTGGGGAAGTGAGGGGAAAGGAGTCATTTCTATTGTCATTGCAGATCTTACTATTGTAAGTTTTATGGCAAATATTTTTGTAGGAAGTAGCATGAGCTATTTTGCATCAAAATATAAAACTGAGGAGATTATACCTTTTGCATATATATGGTCAATCATAATTGGAGTTTTGCTTCCTTTTGCATTAAGCTTTCACCATGGGGTAGAATACTCGAATTATCTTATTTTTCTTTCCGTATTTTCGTCACTTCTTGCAGCGAATGTAAATTTATTTATTGGGCAGAAAAACATTAAAATGTTTAACATGTATACTGTTTTACAGCAACTTGTACACATTGTATTTATTTTGGGTATTGTTTATATTTTTAAGATTACATCTGTTGATTCTTATTTTATTGCTCAAATTTTTTGTTTTGCACTTCTCTTTGTAATAAGTACTTTTCAGGTTTTAAAAAAATGTAATGTGAAGAAAATTTCATTTTCTAAGCAAATTGGATATAGATTATTTGATTATGGTTGGAAAACACAGTTGAGTTCTTTCCTACAGTTTTTAAATAATAGATTATCTTTTTATTTTTTAGAATATTTTAAAGGAATTGTAAGTGTAGGGATATTTTCTATAGGAATTGCCTTTTCTGAGGCGATATGGACCGTGAGTAGAAGCCTTTCTGTGGTACTTTATGCTGATATTGTTAATAGACAAAATACAAATGCAGCAATCGAGAAAACAAAAGTTTCATTAAGAGTGAGTTTTTTAATTACCCTATTTTTTATTGTTTTGATGTTATTAATTCCCGGAAAAGTATATTCTATGATTTTTGGAAAAGATTTTAGCAATACCAAAGAAATTATTTTATTTCTTTCTCCTGGCATTTTGGCAATTGCGGTAAGTAATATTATCGGCTATTACTTTGCGGGGATAAATAAACTTAGAATTCTAAATACAAAATCTCTTATTGGGCTTGTGTTTACTATTATTTCTTCTTTATTTGTAATTCCGAGATGGGGAATTCTAGGAGCCTGTATTATTACTTCAATCTCTTACTGCTTATCATCTTCATTGCTGTTTTGGAAATTTTATCAAGATACTGAGTTTCATTTTAGAGATTTTATTCTTTCCAAATCAGAAATAAATTTACTTTTAAATAAAGCATTCAGAAAAAAATAA
- a CDS encoding sulfite exporter TauE/SafE family protein, which produces MEIALIISAIGLGFASGFHCIGMCGPIALSMGLTKKQATNYYLQNLTYQFGRIATYAFLGAVLGIVGQGFEMAGFQQYLTIGVGVLLIIMALFSFGGKDFASKIPFISKFLFKVKSNLGKLLQKADYRSRFTTGILNGFLPCGMVYMALTASLASGGIWQGASFMALFGLGTLPFMFTVVLVGNLMNQAFRIKVLKFVPVVMIILGGLFILRGLELGIPYISPPSEAMKVSPEHDVNCHNTDPNHKHNPATCH; this is translated from the coding sequence ATGGAAATAGCATTGATTATCTCTGCAATTGGTTTGGGCTTTGCATCCGGTTTTCACTGTATCGGAATGTGCGGCCCCATTGCGTTATCAATGGGTTTAACCAAAAAGCAGGCAACCAATTACTATCTTCAAAATTTGACTTATCAGTTTGGAAGAATTGCAACCTATGCTTTTTTAGGCGCAGTTTTGGGAATTGTAGGTCAGGGATTCGAGATGGCAGGTTTTCAGCAGTATCTTACGATTGGCGTGGGAGTTTTGCTGATTATTATGGCTTTGTTTTCGTTTGGCGGAAAAGATTTTGCTTCAAAAATTCCTTTTATCTCTAAATTTCTTTTTAAAGTTAAATCAAATCTCGGAAAACTGCTCCAGAAAGCAGATTACCGCTCAAGATTCACCACAGGAATTCTGAATGGATTTTTACCGTGCGGAATGGTTTATATGGCTCTTACAGCAAGTCTTGCTAGTGGCGGAATCTGGCAGGGAGCATCTTTTATGGCATTATTCGGTTTAGGAACACTTCCGTTTATGTTTACTGTTGTTCTGGTTGGAAATCTGATGAATCAGGCATTTAGGATTAAAGTGTTAAAATTCGTTCCAGTTGTAATGATTATCCTTGGTGGATTGTTTATTCTTAGAGGGCTTGAACTTGGGATACCTTACATTTCTCCACCATCGGAAGCAATGAAGGTTTCTCCTGAGCATGATGTGAATTGTCACAACACAGACCCAAACCATAAGCATAATCCGGCAACCTGCCACTAA
- the ccoG gene encoding cytochrome c oxidase accessory protein CcoG produces MSKIDEDIARGGQGQVLDPETYRDSIGTMEQSGKRKWVFPKKPKGKYTNYRNLVSYLLLIVYFAVPFIKVNGNPFFLFNVIDREFFIVGQPFYPQDFFILTLGAIASLIFIIIFTIAFGRIFCGWICPQTIFMESVFRKIEYLIEGDRNTQMRLDRQEWNTEKIWKRSLKWSIYVIISLIITHFMFMYIVGYEKVLNIISEGPFTHPTNFMVMILFTAAFYFVFAWFREQVCTLVCPYGRLQGVLIDKETINVFYDFKRGENRSKWRKGEDRKAEGKGDCIDCHQCVVVCPTGIDIRDGQQLECVNCTACIDACDEVMEKVGLPKGLIRYASEKEIETGAPYKFTGRMKGFAVVLVLLVGFLGYLLSSRGEMEAKFIKPAGSTFFVKEGKIINTYNYTFLNKTNDKKIVTIKVIDPAHAEVGYSASSKIVVERDKISKGTINISFPEADMNLSKQNITIGVYDMKGKLIDSYQTYFEGPFKLQF; encoded by the coding sequence ATGTCAAAAATAGATGAAGACATCGCTCGCGGTGGACAGGGACAGGTTTTAGACCCTGAAACCTATAGAGACTCTATAGGCACAATGGAACAATCCGGTAAAAGGAAATGGGTTTTTCCAAAAAAACCAAAAGGTAAATACACCAATTACAGAAATCTCGTAAGTTATCTTCTGCTCATTGTCTATTTTGCCGTTCCGTTTATTAAAGTTAACGGAAATCCTTTCTTTTTGTTTAACGTTATCGATAGAGAATTCTTTATTGTAGGACAGCCTTTTTATCCGCAAGACTTTTTCATCCTTACATTGGGTGCTATTGCATCTCTTATTTTCATTATTATTTTTACGATAGCGTTCGGAAGAATTTTCTGCGGGTGGATTTGCCCTCAGACAATTTTTATGGAATCTGTCTTCCGTAAAATAGAATACCTGATTGAAGGAGACCGTAATACCCAGATGAGGCTTGACCGTCAGGAGTGGAATACAGAAAAAATCTGGAAAAGAAGTTTGAAATGGTCAATTTACGTTATCATTTCACTTATTATCACCCACTTTATGTTTATGTACATTGTGGGATACGAAAAAGTATTAAATATCATCTCAGAAGGGCCATTTACTCATCCTACCAACTTTATGGTAATGATTCTTTTTACTGCAGCATTTTATTTTGTATTTGCGTGGTTCAGAGAGCAGGTTTGTACATTAGTTTGTCCATACGGAAGATTACAGGGTGTTTTAATTGATAAAGAAACCATCAACGTATTTTACGACTTTAAAAGAGGGGAAAACCGTTCTAAATGGAGAAAAGGTGAAGACAGAAAAGCGGAAGGAAAAGGAGATTGTATCGACTGTCACCAATGTGTTGTCGTTTGCCCTACCGGCATTGACATCAGAGACGGACAACAGCTGGAATGCGTCAACTGTACTGCTTGTATCGATGCCTGTGACGAAGTGATGGAAAAAGTAGGCTTACCGAAAGGTTTGATACGTTATGCATCCGAAAAAGAAATAGAAACCGGAGCTCCATACAAATTTACCGGAAGAATGAAAGGCTTTGCAGTTGTTTTGGTTTTATTGGTAGGATTCTTAGGATATTTACTTTCAAGCCGTGGCGAGATGGAAGCAAAATTCATCAAACCGGCCGGAAGTACATTCTTTGTAAAAGAGGGAAAAATTATCAACACCTACAACTATACTTTCCTTAACAAAACAAACGACAAAAAGATTGTTACCATCAAAGTAATAGATCCTGCTCATGCAGAAGTTGGGTACAGCGCATCAAGCAAAATTGTTGTAGAGCGCGATAAAATTTCGAAAGGAACCATCAACATCAGCTTTCCGGAGGCAGATATGAATTTGTCTAAACAAAACATCACCATCGGCGTTTATGATATGAAAGGAAAATTAATCGATTCTTATCAGACGTATTTCGAAGGACCTTTTAAATTACAGTTCTAA
- the ccoS gene encoding cbb3-type cytochrome oxidase assembly protein CcoS, translating into MDILYLMILCSVSLAVVFLVVFIVFAKKGQFEDDESPAVRILFDSGEIKEKEETGNNNDKKKGDNNKFEEKSE; encoded by the coding sequence ATGGATATTCTATATTTAATGATCTTATGCAGCGTTTCTTTGGCTGTGGTTTTTCTGGTCGTATTTATAGTTTTCGCCAAAAAAGGACAGTTTGAAGACGATGAGTCTCCAGCTGTAAGAATACTCTTCGACTCCGGTGAAATAAAGGAAAAAGAAGAGACTGGCAACAACAACGATAAGAAAAAAGGAGATAATAATAAATTTGAAGAAAAAAGTGAATAG
- the serS gene encoding serine--tRNA ligase, which yields MLQVQFLRDNKERVLEGLQKRQFKNLELVDEAIVTDEERKRIQFELDSQLSEINKISKEIGILMKEGKREEAEASKSKTAQFKESSAELKSQLEVIEKSLLTILYQIPNVPYELVKAGVAADDNEIIYQSHDVEGLGEGAIPHWELAKKYNLIDFELGVKIAGAGFPVYFGKGARLQRALVQYFLDKNIDAGYLEVNPPHVVNEASGYGTGQLPDKEGQMYYINADDLYLIPTAEVPVTNLYRDVLLDEKDLPIMNTAFSQCYRREAGSYGAHVRGLNRLHQFEKVEIVRIEKPENSYAVLEEMVEHIKSILEDLELPYRVLRLCGGDTGFAAAMTYDFEVWSAAQEKWLEVSSVSNFETFQANRLKCRYKADGKSQLVHTLNGSAMALPRIMAALLENNQTEEGIKLPKKIADYARFELIN from the coding sequence ATGTTACAGGTTCAATTTTTGCGCGACAATAAAGAACGCGTTTTAGAAGGTCTTCAAAAAAGACAATTCAAGAATCTTGAGTTGGTAGACGAGGCTATCGTTACCGATGAAGAAAGAAAAAGAATTCAGTTTGAATTAGATTCGCAACTTTCCGAAATCAATAAAATCTCCAAAGAAATTGGTATTTTAATGAAAGAAGGAAAAAGAGAAGAAGCTGAAGCATCCAAATCTAAAACAGCACAGTTTAAAGAGTCGAGCGCAGAATTGAAATCTCAATTGGAAGTTATCGAGAAATCTTTGCTTACTATTTTGTACCAGATTCCAAACGTACCTTACGAATTGGTAAAAGCTGGAGTTGCTGCAGATGATAACGAAATTATTTATCAGTCTCATGATGTGGAAGGTTTAGGTGAAGGAGCAATTCCTCACTGGGAACTGGCAAAAAAATATAACCTAATCGATTTTGAATTGGGAGTAAAAATTGCCGGAGCCGGTTTCCCTGTTTATTTTGGAAAAGGAGCGAGATTGCAGAGAGCTTTGGTTCAATATTTTTTAGATAAAAATATCGATGCAGGTTACTTAGAAGTGAATCCTCCACACGTTGTGAATGAGGCTTCAGGTTACGGAACTGGGCAATTGCCGGATAAAGAAGGACAGATGTATTACATTAATGCAGATGATCTGTATTTGATTCCTACAGCAGAAGTTCCCGTAACGAATTTATACCGTGATGTTTTGTTGGATGAAAAAGATCTTCCAATTATGAATACTGCTTTTTCTCAATGTTACAGAAGAGAAGCTGGTAGTTACGGAGCTCATGTAAGAGGTCTTAACCGTCTTCACCAGTTTGAAAAAGTAGAAATTGTAAGAATCGAAAAACCTGAGAATTCTTATGCTGTTTTAGAAGAAATGGTAGAGCATATCAAGTCGATTTTAGAAGATCTTGAGTTGCCATACAGAGTGTTAAGACTTTGTGGTGGAGATACAGGTTTTGCGGCGGCTATGACTTACGATTTTGAAGTTTGGAGTGCTGCTCAGGAAAAATGGCTTGAAGTAAGTTCTGTTTCCAATTTTGAAACGTTTCAGGCAAACCGATTGAAGTGTCGTTATAAAGCAGACGGAAAATCTCAATTGGTGCATACGTTAAATGGTTCTGCAATGGCGTTGCCAAGAATTATGGCTGCTTTGCTTGAGAATAATCAGACTGAGGAAGGAATTAAGCTTCCTAAAAAGATTGCTGATTATGCGAGATTTGAATTGATTAATTAA
- a CDS encoding cbb3-type cytochrome c oxidase N-terminal domain-containing protein, giving the protein MRQRTPVVVNILIITVLLVIFYYLFVQSYSFLASPYFWGTVVISAILAYIHSAIGDLIENNKFKKLTAEEKAAYLAEKKVPFLRRQYEAAFKKQPDTLEKDILIDHGFDGIMELDNQLPKWWLGLFYFGTVFCIVYICAYAFTDFAHPLSEYDKEYKEQEAAIAIYLADQPPVTIETAVFSEDNIAEGEEIFKTNCVSCHSDGGRGGIGPNLTDNFWHNQPEKTLFKNIFHVVDNGVTGTAMQAWGKNGVLPGGDIEKVAAYVYSINQLKKPVTPKDGGAPPYGDEAHWEKQ; this is encoded by the coding sequence ATGAGACAAAGAACACCGGTTGTTGTAAACATTTTAATAATAACAGTATTATTAGTAATATTTTATTATTTATTTGTTCAGAGCTACTCGTTTTTAGCTTCACCATATTTCTGGGGAACTGTTGTAATCAGTGCTATTTTAGCATACATTCACAGTGCAATCGGAGATTTGATTGAGAACAATAAATTTAAAAAATTAACTGCTGAAGAAAAGGCGGCTTACTTAGCTGAAAAGAAAGTTCCTTTCCTAAGAAGACAATATGAAGCAGCTTTCAAAAAGCAACCAGATACACTCGAAAAAGATATTTTGATTGACCATGGTTTCGACGGAATTATGGAATTGGATAATCAATTACCAAAATGGTGGTTAGGTTTATTCTATTTCGGAACTGTATTCTGTATTGTTTATATCTGTGCTTATGCTTTTACCGATTTTGCTCACCCACTAAGCGAATACGATAAAGAATATAAGGAACAAGAAGCAGCTATTGCAATCTATCTAGCAGATCAACCACCAGTAACAATAGAAACGGCAGTTTTCTCTGAAGATAATATTGCAGAAGGTGAAGAGATTTTCAAAACCAACTGTGTATCTTGTCACTCAGATGGTGGTAGGGGAGGTATCGGTCCTAACTTGACAGATAATTTCTGGCACAACCAACCTGAGAAAACATTATTCAAAAACATTTTCCATGTTGTAGATAATGGAGTTACAGGAACAGCAATGCAGGCTTGGGGTAAAAATGGAGTTCTTCCAGGAGGTGATATTGAAAAAGTAGCAGCTTACGTTTACTCTATCAACCAGTTGAAGAAGCCAGTTACTCCTAAAGATGGCGGCGCACCACCATACGGTGATGAAGCTCATTGGGAAAAACAGTAA